One Tunturibacter gelidoferens genomic region harbors:
- a CDS encoding RNB domain-containing ribonuclease: MSAHPFDLVASASAEMVREGFRTDFPDGSDAQVAAIRAAEGAKADADVRDLRGLSWSSIDNDTSRDLDQIEVAERVEGGVRVRVGVADVSASVLKDTPLDRHAAEQTQTVYTAVRNFSMLPTELSTDLTSLNEDEDRMAVVVEFVVDGQGKVQDTAIYRAQVRNTAQLAYSHVGPWLEGKAGPDAKVAASAELQEQLRLQDEAAVALRAERVKMGALEFNRAEADPVVVDGKVESIGTAFHNRASDLIEELMIATNETMARTLRAAKRSSIRRVVRSPERWARIVELVGRYGTVLPGNPDSGALNAFLQAQRQSDAVHYPDLSLAIIKLMGPGEYVLAKGDEEEQQGHFGLAAQDYSHSTAPNRRFVDLVTQRVVKAMLAGEAAPYTDDELEAIAKHCNERESAARKVERAMLKRVAAVALAGSLGKSFHGVITGANDKGTYVRVFDPPVEGKVVRGAQGLDVGDMVDVTLLHTDPQNAFIDFAHG; the protein is encoded by the coding sequence ATGTCTGCTCATCCTTTTGATCTTGTTGCTTCTGCCTCCGCTGAGATGGTTCGCGAAGGTTTTCGTACCGATTTTCCTGACGGCAGCGACGCGCAGGTGGCGGCGATTCGTGCGGCTGAGGGAGCGAAGGCCGATGCGGATGTTCGCGATCTGCGTGGGCTGTCGTGGTCTTCGATCGACAATGACACTTCGCGGGATCTGGACCAGATTGAGGTAGCCGAACGCGTGGAAGGTGGGGTGCGCGTTAGGGTCGGGGTTGCCGATGTTTCGGCTTCGGTGCTAAAGGATACGCCGCTGGATCGTCATGCGGCGGAGCAGACACAGACGGTTTATACGGCGGTGCGGAATTTTTCCATGCTGCCGACGGAGCTTTCAACGGATCTGACTTCGTTGAATGAAGACGAGGATCGGATGGCGGTGGTTGTTGAGTTTGTGGTGGACGGTCAAGGGAAGGTGCAGGACACTGCCATCTACAGGGCGCAGGTTCGGAACACGGCGCAGCTTGCGTACAGCCACGTCGGGCCGTGGCTTGAAGGGAAAGCGGGGCCGGATGCGAAGGTGGCTGCTTCGGCGGAGTTGCAGGAGCAGTTGCGATTGCAGGATGAGGCGGCGGTGGCGCTGCGGGCTGAGCGAGTGAAGATGGGAGCGCTGGAGTTCAACCGGGCGGAGGCCGATCCGGTGGTTGTGGATGGCAAGGTGGAGTCGATTGGCACGGCGTTTCATAACCGGGCGAGCGATTTGATTGAAGAGTTGATGATTGCTACGAACGAGACGATGGCGCGGACGCTGCGGGCTGCGAAGCGATCTTCAATTCGTAGGGTGGTGAGGTCGCCAGAGCGATGGGCGCGGATTGTGGAGCTTGTGGGGAGGTATGGGACGGTGTTGCCGGGGAATCCAGACTCGGGCGCGCTGAACGCGTTTCTGCAGGCACAGAGGCAGTCAGATGCGGTGCACTATCCGGATCTCTCGCTGGCGATCATCAAGCTGATGGGGCCGGGCGAGTACGTGCTGGCCAAGGGCGATGAAGAGGAGCAACAGGGGCACTTCGGGTTGGCGGCGCAGGATTATTCCCACTCGACGGCGCCGAACCGACGCTTCGTGGACCTGGTGACGCAGCGGGTGGTGAAGGCAATGCTGGCGGGGGAGGCTGCTCCTTATACCGACGATGAGCTTGAGGCGATTGCGAAGCACTGCAATGAGAGGGAGTCGGCTGCGCGTAAGGTGGAACGGGCGATGCTGAAGCGAGTCGCAGCGGTGGCTCTGGCCGGTAGCCTGGGGAAGAGCTTTCATGGAGTGATTACCGGCGCGAACGATAAGGGGACCTATGTTCGGGTATTCGATCCTCCGGTGGAGGGTAAGGTGGTGCGAGGCGCGCAGGGGCTGGACGTGGGGGACATGGTAGATGTGACGCTGCTGCATACTGATCCGCAAAATGCGTTCATCGACTTCGCACATGGGTGA
- a CDS encoding class II aldolase/adducin family protein, whose protein sequence is MIEECIGRPEVELRRELVQFGRWLSRLGFMPGTSGNLSVRLDQERLLVTPTGMSKYLMRPSDMVIVDLEGRQLTGSRKVTSELSMHLAVYQMRTDIEAVVHSHPPIATAFACAGRALDEMLCQEAVMTLGSVPLAQYATTGTDEVAASLRPFIPHHTAILMANHGAVAYGPTLLDAFLKMETVEHLAHIRLVAHQLGSSQTLSDDQLDDLRRAKQKYLRNAT, encoded by the coding sequence ATGATCGAAGAATGTATCGGCCGACCAGAAGTTGAATTGAGGCGCGAACTCGTGCAGTTCGGCAGATGGCTCTCGCGGCTCGGCTTTATGCCGGGAACCTCAGGAAACCTCTCCGTCCGGCTCGATCAGGAGCGCCTGCTGGTCACTCCCACCGGCATGAGCAAGTACCTCATGCGCCCCTCCGACATGGTTATCGTCGACCTCGAAGGACGTCAGCTCACGGGCTCACGAAAGGTCACCAGCGAACTCAGCATGCACCTCGCCGTCTACCAGATGAGAACGGACATCGAAGCCGTCGTCCACTCCCATCCCCCCATCGCAACCGCCTTCGCCTGCGCCGGCCGCGCCCTCGACGAGATGCTCTGCCAGGAAGCCGTCATGACCCTCGGTTCAGTCCCACTGGCACAATATGCCACCACCGGTACCGACGAGGTCGCGGCCAGCCTCAGACCCTTTATCCCCCATCACACCGCCATCCTCATGGCCAATCACGGTGCCGTAGCGTATGGTCCCACGCTCCTCGACGCCTTCCTCAAGATGGAGACCGTCGAGCACCTCGCCCACATCCGCCTCGTCGCCCACCAGCTAGGCTCCTCGCAGACCCTGAGCGACGATCAACTGGACGATCTGCGCCGCGCAAAACAAAAATACCTCCGCAACGCAACTTAG
- a CDS encoding rhamnulokinase translates to MRQTPDVALVPQDTRALVAVDLGAESCRVSLLRWVAGQPVITLVHRFANAPREADGGLRWDLGMIEAGLEHGLRLCAEIAVDGVRSIAVDGWAVDYARVDADGKALADPFCYRDERTIEAEQSLHLEIAPERLRECTGVQLLRINTLYQLYADRLQGLPAGSQWMNLPEYILSRWGGARVAEFTNATHSQMVDLNSRKWCGEIFQAADLNVGLAPTLVPPGTEVGKLSGELAELAAFRDTVLIAPACHDTASAIAGIPAVGDDWAYLSSGTWSLVGTVLEEPRNDAAAAAENFTNLGAVGGRVCFHKNVNGMWLIRQCLHEWAAGGREWTVPELVAAAEKVAKPEGLLDVDDADLLLAGGMPQRINAQRVRMGLVALEEGPENAPAFASLIFHSLAARYAEVLERVAYHSGKRLKRLFVVGGGSQNDFLNRLTQEATGLELFRGSAESSTVGNFAVQLAVLEGSRDDVTGADAEQVSRWAGRLALALEEAVTKS, encoded by the coding sequence ATGAGACAGACGCCAGATGTGGCGCTGGTTCCGCAGGATACGCGGGCTTTAGTGGCGGTGGACCTGGGGGCAGAGAGTTGCCGGGTTTCGCTGCTGCGATGGGTGGCGGGACAGCCCGTGATTACGCTGGTGCATCGGTTTGCCAATGCTCCACGTGAGGCGGATGGTGGACTGCGATGGGATTTGGGCATGATCGAAGCCGGGTTGGAGCATGGGCTTCGACTCTGCGCGGAGATTGCGGTGGATGGCGTGCGCTCGATTGCGGTGGATGGTTGGGCTGTGGACTATGCGCGCGTGGATGCAGATGGAAAGGCGCTGGCTGATCCATTTTGTTATCGCGACGAGAGAACGATTGAGGCGGAGCAGAGTCTGCACCTCGAGATTGCGCCTGAGCGACTGCGCGAGTGCACGGGGGTGCAGTTGCTTCGTATTAACACTCTGTATCAGCTGTATGCGGATCGGTTGCAGGGACTGCCTGCGGGCAGTCAGTGGATGAATCTTCCGGAGTATATTTTGTCGCGTTGGGGTGGCGCGCGGGTGGCGGAGTTTACGAACGCGACTCATTCGCAGATGGTGGATCTGAATTCCCGGAAGTGGTGCGGGGAGATCTTTCAGGCGGCGGATCTGAATGTTGGTCTTGCGCCGACGCTGGTTCCGCCGGGGACTGAGGTTGGCAAATTGAGTGGCGAGTTGGCGGAGCTGGCGGCGTTTCGCGATACGGTGCTGATCGCTCCGGCTTGCCATGACACTGCTTCGGCGATTGCGGGAATTCCTGCGGTGGGGGATGATTGGGCTTACCTCAGCTCGGGAACGTGGTCGCTGGTGGGGACTGTGCTGGAGGAGCCAAGGAATGATGCGGCTGCGGCAGCGGAGAACTTCACGAATCTTGGAGCAGTGGGAGGAAGAGTCTGTTTTCACAAGAATGTGAACGGCATGTGGTTGATCCGGCAGTGTCTGCATGAGTGGGCAGCGGGGGGGCGGGAGTGGACCGTACCGGAGTTGGTGGCTGCGGCGGAGAAGGTGGCGAAGCCGGAGGGGCTGTTGGATGTGGACGACGCCGATTTGCTGCTGGCGGGCGGGATGCCGCAGAGGATTAATGCGCAACGGGTGAGGATGGGGTTAGTGGCTTTGGAGGAAGGACCGGAGAATGCTCCGGCTTTTGCGAGTTTGATCTTTCATAGCCTGGCGGCTCGGTATGCGGAGGTGCTGGAGCGCGTGGCGTACCACAGTGGCAAGAGGTTAAAGCGACTGTTTGTGGTGGGTGGTGGGAGTCAAAATGATTTTTTGAATCGGCTGACGCAGGAGGCTACGGGGTTGGAGTTGTTTCGTGGCTCGGCGGAGAGCTCGACGGTTGGGAACTTTGCGGTGCAGCTGGCGGTGCTGGAGGGTAGCCGGGATGATGTGACCGGTGCGGATGCAGAGCAGGTTTCGCGTTGGGCGGGGCGATTGGCATTGGCGCTGGAAGAGGCGGTTACGAAGAGTTAG